One Trachemys scripta elegans isolate TJP31775 chromosome 4, CAS_Tse_1.0, whole genome shotgun sequence genomic region harbors:
- the ARMC12 gene encoding armadillo repeat-containing protein 12, producing the protein MEYLEMCTRKNMLSMATGAGAIYLLYKTIRAGLNSPPFSLEPVSIARLAIEPGNFGVKDSGELRRLLVSLNQKQDDYAKSMILHSITRCVYLLESEASACTYEDIRQVASALDDKDKGIKIQALNALKAFAGIRKFKIKIQEFVPKILELVTTIWDTELHIAGLRLLNGLPLPDHTHPLLRRIIPSLMEILQTGSTLTQVQVLKLLSNLAQKEDLLYDIMNCQVHHDFLNLFHASLPGNLLYEMLVFVEKLSEGRLTPQYQSVHWEYNELSLHEALFGEDSHLADRLLSLIIHPEEEVQIQACKVILSLQLCKEEEVKFSRQRIDGSYFDEDDNP; encoded by the exons ATGGAGTATTTAGAGATGTGTACCCGTAAAAACATGCTCAGCATGGCCACGGGAGCCGGGGCTATCTACCTGCTCTACAAGACCATCCGAGCAGGACTGAACAGCCCCCCCTTCAGCCTGGAGCCTGTCAGCATAGCCA GACTCGCCATAGAGCCTGGGAATTTTGGTGTGAAAGATTCCGGAGAGCTGCGGAGGCTGCTGGTTTCCCTGAACCAGAAGCAGGACGATTATGCCAAGAGCATGATATTACACAGCATCACCCGCTGCGTTTACCTGCTGGAGTCAGAG GCCTCAGCCTGTACCTATGAGGACATCAGACAGGTGGCCTCAGCCTTGGATGACAAAGATAAAGGCATCAAAATCCAGGCGTTAAATGCCCTCAAGGCATTTGCTGGTATCCggaagtttaaaattaaaatccag GAGTTTGTGCCCAAGATCCTGGAGCTGGTCACCACCATCTGGGACACGGAGCTGCACATTGCTGGCCTGAGGCTGCTGAACGGCTTGCCCTTGCCGGATCACACCCACCCGCTCCTGAGACGGATTATACCCTCCTTGATGGAGATCCTGCAGACGGGGAGCACTTTGACCCAG GTGCAGGTGCTCAAGCTGCTGAGCAACCTGGCCCAGAAAGAAGACCTTCTGTATGACATCATGAACTGCCAG GTGCACCACGACTTCCTGAACCTCTTCCACGCCTCGCTGCCCGGCAACCTGCTCTATGAGATGTTGGTGTTCGTGGAGAAGCTGAGCGAGGGGCGCCTGACCCCGCAGTACCAGTCGGTGCACTGGGAGTACAATGAGCTGTCCCTCCACGAGGCGCTCTTTGGAGAGGATTCTCACCTGGCTGACCGCCTGCTCTCCCTCATCATCCACCCAGAGGAGGAGGTGCAGATCCAGGCCTGCAAGGTCATCCTGAGCCTCCAGctctgcaaggaggaggaggtcaAATTCAGCAGGCAGCGCATCGATGGCTCCTACTTCGATGAGGACGACAATCCCTGA